Proteins found in one Falsirhodobacter algicola genomic segment:
- a CDS encoding ABC transporter ATP-binding protein: protein MIELSNVHKAFGANQVLRGVDLSIAKGTSTVIIGGSGTGKSVLLKSVLGLVRPDSGTITLDGQDVTKGDRDAFLARFGMLFQGAALFDSLRVWENVAFRLRQGRQKRPRDEAREIAIEKLRRVGLKPHVADQYPAELSGGMQKRVGLARAIAAEPEIIFFDEPTTGLDPIMSGVINDLIREIVTEMGATAMTITHDMTSVRAIADNVAMLHGGKVRWSGPVADLDATSDPYVQQFIHGRAEGPIESVR, encoded by the coding sequence ATGATCGAGCTGTCGAACGTCCATAAGGCCTTCGGGGCAAATCAGGTGCTGCGCGGTGTGGATCTGAGCATCGCCAAGGGCACCAGCACCGTCATCATCGGCGGATCGGGCACCGGCAAATCGGTGCTGCTGAAATCCGTCCTCGGGCTGGTGCGGCCCGACAGCGGGACGATCACGCTGGACGGGCAGGACGTGACCAAGGGCGACCGCGACGCCTTTCTGGCGCGGTTCGGGATGCTGTTTCAGGGCGCGGCCCTGTTCGATTCGCTCCGCGTTTGGGAGAATGTGGCCTTTCGCCTGCGTCAGGGCCGCCAGAAGCGTCCGCGCGACGAGGCGCGGGAGATCGCGATCGAGAAGCTGCGCCGCGTCGGGCTGAAGCCCCATGTCGCCGATCAGTACCCGGCCGAGTTGTCGGGCGGGATGCAAAAGCGCGTCGGCCTTGCCCGCGCCATCGCCGCCGAGCCGGAGATCATCTTCTTCGACGAACCGACCACCGGCCTCGATCCGATCATGTCCGGCGTCATCAACGACCTGATCCGCGAGATCGTGACCGAAATGGGCGCGACCGCGATGACGATCACCCATGACATGACCTCGGTCCGGGCCATCGCCGACAACGTGGCGATGCTGCATGGCGGCAAGGTGCGCTGGTCCGGCCCCGTGGCCGATCTGGATGCGACGAGCGATCCCTATGTCCAGCAGTTCATCCACGGTCGGGCCGAGGGACCGATCGAAAGCGTGCGCTGA
- a CDS encoding MlaE family ABC transporter permease: protein MILTQPLAALGRAVLRLLAGIGSVAIFAARVVSHTVRPPFYPREFLMAMLQIGWFSLPVVGLTALFTGGALALQIYAGGARYGAEAAVPSITAIGMVRELGPVLGGLMVAARVTSSIAAEIGTMKVTEQIDALVTLSTNPLKYLAVPRVLAAVLVMPVLVAVGDSIGIAGGWIVGVHQLGFNPATYIKNTVDFLEFWDIGSGLVKGAAFGFIIALMGVYHGMASGRGAEGVGTATKSAVVAASVLILAANFVLTRVFFAS, encoded by the coding sequence ATGATCCTGACACAGCCCCTCGCGGCGCTTGGCCGGGCCGTGCTGCGCCTTCTGGCCGGGATCGGCAGCGTGGCGATCTTTGCCGCCCGCGTCGTCAGCCACACGGTCCGCCCGCCCTTCTATCCGCGCGAATTCCTGATGGCCATGCTGCAGATCGGCTGGTTCAGCCTGCCCGTGGTGGGGTTGACCGCGCTGTTCACCGGGGGGGCGCTGGCGCTTCAGATCTATGCCGGCGGCGCGCGTTACGGCGCCGAGGCGGCGGTTCCCTCCATCACCGCGATCGGGATGGTGCGCGAGCTTGGCCCGGTTCTGGGCGGGCTGATGGTGGCGGCGCGCGTCACCTCCTCCATCGCCGCCGAGATCGGCACCATGAAGGTGACCGAGCAGATCGACGCCTTGGTCACGCTGTCCACCAACCCGCTGAAATACCTCGCCGTGCCGCGCGTTCTGGCGGCGGTGCTGGTGATGCCGGTTCTGGTGGCGGTGGGCGATTCCATCGGCATCGCGGGCGGCTGGATCGTCGGCGTGCATCAGCTGGGCTTCAACCCGGCGACCTATATCAAGAACACCGTCGATTTCCTCGAATTCTGGGACATCGGCTCCGGCCTCGTGAAGGGGGCGGCCTTCGGGTTCATCATCGCGCTGATGGGCGTGTATCACGGCATGGCCTCGGGCCGCGGGGCCGAGGGCGTGGGCACGGCCACGAAATCGGCGGTGGTCGCAGCTTCGGTGCTGATCCTTGCCGCCAACTTCGTGCTGACAAGGGTGTTCTTCGCATCATGA
- the alr gene encoding alanine racemase — translation MATARLSIDLDAIAANWRRLDSMSAPGTQTGAVVKADAYGCGAGPVAAALARAGARRFFVALAEEAITVRDALGPGPQINVLSGHMPGDARLIRDLDLTPMLNSIEQIMRHAEGLPGHPFGIQLDTGMNRLGLEMSEWEAVAPMVLELGPELIMSHLCCADEPDHPMNDEQLGAFHAMTDGCGVPRSLSATGGILLGERFHFDLTRPGIGLHGARPFAAGLPALRLSLPVIQLREVAEGEIVGYGGTWQAEGPTLVATLSAGYADGLFRALSGQATLWAGDVPCPLIGRVSMDLITVDVSHLESVPDTLDILGPHQRVDDLADIAGTIGYEVMTALGPRYLRTYSGQGA, via the coding sequence ATGGCCACAGCACGTCTTTCCATCGATCTTGATGCCATCGCCGCCAACTGGCGCAGGCTGGACAGCATGTCCGCACCCGGAACCCAGACCGGCGCCGTCGTGAAGGCGGATGCCTATGGCTGCGGGGCCGGACCCGTCGCGGCGGCCTTGGCCCGCGCGGGGGCGCGGCGCTTCTTCGTCGCCTTGGCCGAAGAGGCGATCACCGTGCGCGACGCCCTCGGCCCCGGCCCGCAGATCAACGTCCTGTCGGGGCACATGCCGGGCGATGCGCGGCTGATCCGCGATCTCGACTTGACGCCCATGCTGAACTCGATCGAGCAGATCATGCGCCATGCGGAGGGCCTGCCCGGCCATCCCTTCGGCATCCAACTCGATACCGGGATGAACCGGCTCGGCCTCGAGATGTCCGAATGGGAGGCCGTGGCCCCCATGGTGCTGGAGCTTGGCCCCGAACTCATCATGTCGCATCTGTGCTGCGCCGACGAGCCGGACCACCCGATGAACGACGAACAGCTGGGCGCCTTCCACGCGATGACCGATGGCTGCGGCGTGCCGCGCTCGCTCTCGGCGACGGGCGGCATCCTTCTGGGCGAGCGGTTCCATTTCGACCTGACCCGTCCGGGCATCGGCCTTCATGGCGCGCGGCCCTTCGCGGCCGGTCTGCCCGCCCTGCGCCTTTCCCTGCCGGTGATCCAACTGCGCGAGGTCGCGGAGGGGGAGATCGTGGGCTATGGCGGCACATGGCAGGCCGAGGGGCCGACCCTCGTTGCGACGCTTTCGGCCGGATATGCCGATGGGCTGTTCCGCGCCCTGTCGGGGCAGGCGACGCTCTGGGCGGGCGACGTGCCCTGCCCGCTGATCGGGCGCGTGTCGATGGATCTGATCACGGTCGATGTCTCGCATCTCGAATCGGTGCCGGACACGCTGGACATCCTCGGCCCGCATCAGCGCGTGGACGATCTGGCCGATATCGCCGGCACCATCGGATACGAGGTGATGACCGCGCTTGGACCCCGCTATCTGCGGACGTATTCGGGACAGGGCGCATGA
- the ptsP gene encoding phosphoenolpyruvate--protein phosphotransferase, with translation MPERSDSDSRRLLRRLRDSLALPGQGQDRLDRITHLIADSMRSEVCSIYLFRDRETLELCSTEGLKPEAVHQTRLKLGEGLVGQVARTGKPLKTANAPAAKGFRYMPETGEEAYSAFLGVPIQRVGERLGVLVVQSKTARTYAEDEVDALEVVAMVLAEMAELGAFNGDDGVAPKHTHPVLFRGSIGQEGAAEGCVWLHEPRVVVTNPVADDPLTEIERIRAAVAKLRVSVDDLLSLASLDKEQRQVLEAYRMFANSRGWLRRMEEDITRGLSAEAAVQKEQSAARARMEAVPDAYLRDRLHDLDDLANRLLRILTGQGRDTGAEMPPDPVLVARNIGPAELLDYGRKLRGIVLEEGSVGSHAAVVARALAIPLVIHAANITAEALNGDPILVDGDQGLAHLRPEETITRAFRDKMAMQAQAQERYASLRQLPAQSRCGTVTALHMNAGLMADLPSLEHSGAESVGLFRTELQFLIRNQMPKRAELARIYTRVLDAAKGRTVTFRTLDIGSDKVLPYMKPQDEPNPAMGWRAIRVGLDKPGVLRMQLQALIRAHGTRPMSVMFPFIAEGSEYREARALLLREMERERALGHPVPEGLRIGTMLETPALAFAPDHFFRDVDFISIGGNDLKQFFFAADRENERVRRRYDTLSAAFLEFVRRIVARCEEHGVPLSFCGEDAGRPIEAMCFAAMGIRTLSMRPASIGPVKTLLRRIDLAGLRAVIDAAMLDHDSVREPVIAWLATQSGDER, from the coding sequence GTGCCGGAACGCAGCGACAGTGACAGCCGCCGACTTCTGCGCCGCCTGCGCGACAGTCTGGCCCTGCCCGGCCAAGGGCAGGACCGTCTGGACCGCATCACCCACCTGATCGCGGATTCGATGCGGTCGGAGGTGTGCTCGATCTACCTCTTCCGCGACCGCGAAACGCTGGAGCTGTGCTCCACCGAAGGGCTGAAGCCCGAGGCCGTGCACCAGACCCGCCTGAAACTCGGCGAAGGTCTGGTCGGTCAGGTGGCGCGGACGGGCAAACCCCTCAAGACCGCGAACGCCCCCGCCGCCAAGGGCTTCCGCTACATGCCCGAAACCGGCGAGGAGGCCTATTCGGCCTTTCTCGGCGTGCCGATCCAGCGGGTTGGCGAACGGCTGGGCGTGCTTGTCGTGCAGTCCAAGACCGCCCGCACCTATGCCGAGGACGAGGTGGACGCCCTCGAGGTCGTCGCCATGGTTCTGGCCGAGATGGCCGAGCTTGGCGCCTTCAACGGCGATGACGGCGTGGCCCCCAAGCACACCCATCCCGTCCTGTTCCGCGGCAGCATCGGCCAAGAGGGCGCGGCCGAGGGCTGCGTCTGGCTGCATGAGCCGCGGGTCGTCGTCACCAACCCCGTCGCCGACGATCCCCTGACCGAGATCGAGCGCATCCGCGCCGCCGTCGCCAAACTGCGCGTGTCGGTGGACGATCTTCTCTCGCTCGCCTCGCTGGACAAGGAGCAGCGGCAGGTTCTGGAAGCCTACCGCATGTTCGCCAATTCCCGCGGCTGGCTGCGCCGCATGGAGGAGGACATCACCCGCGGCCTGTCGGCCGAAGCGGCGGTTCAGAAGGAACAATCCGCCGCCCGCGCCCGGATGGAGGCGGTGCCCGACGCCTATCTGCGCGACCGTCTGCACGATCTGGACGATCTGGCGAACCGCCTGCTGCGCATCCTGACGGGTCAGGGCCGCGACACCGGCGCCGAGATGCCGCCCGATCCCGTGCTAGTCGCGCGCAACATCGGCCCGGCGGAGCTTCTGGATTACGGGCGCAAGCTGCGCGGCATCGTGCTGGAGGAAGGCTCAGTCGGCAGCCATGCCGCGGTGGTGGCGCGCGCGCTGGCCATTCCGCTGGTGATCCACGCGGCCAATATCACGGCCGAAGCACTGAACGGTGATCCGATCTTGGTGGACGGTGATCAGGGTCTGGCCCATCTGCGCCCTGAGGAAACGATCACAAGGGCCTTTCGCGACAAGATGGCGATGCAGGCACAGGCGCAGGAACGGTATGCCTCGCTGCGGCAGCTTCCGGCGCAATCCCGATGCGGCACGGTCACGGCGCTGCACATGAATGCGGGTCTGATGGCGGACCTGCCCTCGCTCGAACATTCCGGCGCCGAAAGCGTGGGCCTGTTCCGGACCGAGTTGCAGTTTCTGATCCGCAACCAGATGCCGAAGCGGGCGGAACTGGCGCGCATCTACACGCGCGTTCTGGATGCCGCAAAGGGCCGCACGGTCACGTTCCGCACCCTCGACATCGGGTCGGACAAGGTTCTGCCCTATATGAAGCCGCAGGATGAGCCGAACCCCGCGATGGGCTGGCGCGCGATCCGCGTGGGCCTCGACAAACCGGGCGTGCTGCGGATGCAGCTTCAGGCGCTGATCCGGGCGCATGGCACGCGGCCGATGTCGGTGATGTTCCCCTTCATCGCCGAGGGGTCGGAATACCGCGAGGCCCGCGCGCTTTTGCTGCGCGAGATGGAGCGGGAGCGCGCCCTCGGCCATCCCGTTCCCGAAGGGCTGCGCATCGGCACCATGCTGGAAACCCCGGCGCTGGCCTTCGCGCCCGATCATTTCTTCCGCGATGTGGATTTCATCTCCATCGGTGGGAACGATCTGAAGCAGTTCTTCTTTGCCGCCGACCGCGAGAACGAGCGCGTGCGCCGCCGCTACGACACGCTCTCGGCGGCCTTCCTCGAATTCGTGCGCCGCATCGTCGCCCGCTGCGAGGAACATGGCGTGCCTCTCTCCTTCTGCGGCGAGGATGCGGGCCGCCCGATCGAGGCGATGTGCTTCGCCGCCATGGGCATCCGCACGCTGTCGATGCGCCCCGCCTCCATCGGGCCGGTCAAGACGCTGCTGCGCCGGATCGACCTTGCCGGTCTGCGCGCCGTGATCGACGCGGCGATGCTGGATCACGACAGTGTGCGCGAGCCGGTGATCGCATGGCTGGCGACCCAGTCCGGCGACGAGCGCTGA
- a CDS encoding aspartate kinase yields the protein MPLLVMKFGGTSVADLARIKNAAEKVKKEVERGYDVIVIVSAMSGKTNELVGWVEQTSPLFDAREYDAVVASGENVTAGLMALTLQEMDVPARSWQGWQVPINTTSAHSSARFVDIPRENIDAKFAEGFKVAVVAGFQGVSPEGRITTLGRGGSDTTAVAFAAAFAAERCDIYTDVDGIYTTDPRITSKAKKLDRIAFEEMLELASLGAKVLQTRSVELAMRYKVKLRVLSSFEDTDETSGTLVCDEDDIMESKVVSGVAYSREEAKITLFTIEDRPGVASGIFGPLADAGINVDMIVQNISEKDYDEAHPGAVTDMTFSCPINQVARAKKALEEAQAKDLIKYDELIIDEDVAKVSVVGIGMRSHAGVAARMFRALSADGINIKVISTSEIKISVLIDRKYMELAVQALHDAFELEKA from the coding sequence ATGCCACTTCTCGTCATGAAATTCGGGGGCACCTCGGTGGCCGATCTCGCCCGCATCAAGAATGCGGCCGAGAAGGTCAAGAAAGAGGTGGAACGCGGATACGACGTCATCGTCATCGTCTCCGCCATGTCGGGCAAGACGAATGAGCTCGTGGGCTGGGTCGAACAGACCTCGCCGCTGTTCGATGCGCGCGAATACGACGCCGTCGTCGCCTCGGGGGAAAACGTCACGGCGGGGCTGATGGCCCTGACGCTGCAGGAAATGGATGTGCCCGCCCGGTCGTGGCAGGGCTGGCAGGTGCCGATCAACACCACCTCCGCCCATTCCTCGGCCCGTTTCGTGGACATCCCGCGCGAAAATATCGACGCCAAATTTGCCGAAGGCTTCAAGGTCGCGGTGGTCGCCGGCTTCCAGGGCGTCTCGCCCGAGGGGCGGATCACCACGCTGGGCCGGGGCGGTTCGGATACGACGGCGGTGGCCTTCGCCGCGGCCTTCGCGGCCGAACGCTGCGACATCTACACCGATGTCGACGGCATCTACACGACCGATCCGCGCATCACCTCCAAGGCCAAGAAGCTGGACCGCATCGCCTTCGAGGAGATGCTGGAACTGGCGAGCCTTGGTGCCAAAGTGCTGCAGACCCGTTCGGTGGAACTGGCGATGCGCTACAAGGTGAAGCTGCGGGTGCTGTCCTCCTTCGAGGACACGGATGAGACTTCTGGAACGCTGGTCTGCGACGAGGATGATATCATGGAATCGAAAGTAGTTTCGGGCGTCGCCTATTCGCGCGAAGAGGCGAAGATCACGCTGTTCACGATCGAAGACCGCCCGGGCGTCGCCTCCGGCATCTTCGGGCCGCTGGCCGATGCGGGGATCAACGTGGACATGATCGTCCAGAACATCTCCGAGAAGGATTACGACGAGGCCCATCCCGGCGCCGTCACGGACATGACCTTCTCCTGCCCGATCAATCAGGTCGCGCGGGCCAAGAAGGCGCTGGAAGAGGCGCAGGCCAAGGACCTGATCAAGTATGACGAGCTGATCATCGACGAAGACGTGGCCAAGGTCTCGGTCGTCGGGATCGGCATGCGGTCCCATGCGGGCGTCGCGGCGCGGATGTTCCGGGCGCTGTCGGCCGACGGGATCAACATCAAGGTCATCTCCACCTCCGAGATCAAGATTTCGGTCCTGATCGACCGGAAATATATGGAACTTGCCGTTCAGGCGCTCCATGATGCATTCGAGTTGGAGAAGGCCTGA
- a CDS encoding bestrophin family protein has product MITRRRPRPHDVLFAVRGAILPRIWWRVAVVAAAALAEMGFDRWVTPLQHPTAAAFGAFGVALSLFLGFRNNAAYNRWWEARTLIGLLLAEIRAFAREVEVMAGGDRRLIALAEGHMHLLRLFLRQIPPDAAALAALGPDADLAEAPHPPCAVLDRMAQRIAAIPDPIARRALSERLGHMAHHQTGCEKIALTPLPFAYSLLIYRTTWIYCLLVPLSLIEPAGWMTPVFAATIAYVFMGLAEVTEELVEPFARTDNALPLDAICRTAEISLAPHLGRPAPPPPQAEDHYLS; this is encoded by the coding sequence ATGATCACCCGCCGCCGCCCCCGCCCGCATGATGTGCTCTTCGCGGTCCGGGGGGCGATCCTGCCCCGGATCTGGTGGCGGGTCGCGGTGGTCGCGGCGGCGGCGCTGGCGGAAATGGGCTTCGACCGCTGGGTCACGCCCCTTCAGCACCCGACCGCCGCCGCCTTCGGCGCGTTCGGGGTCGCGCTGTCGCTGTTCCTCGGGTTCCGCAACAACGCCGCCTACAACCGCTGGTGGGAGGCGCGGACCCTGATCGGGCTGCTGCTGGCCGAGATCCGCGCCTTCGCCCGCGAGGTGGAGGTGATGGCCGGGGGCGACCGGCGGCTGATCGCGCTGGCCGAGGGGCATATGCATCTGCTGCGCCTGTTCCTGCGCCAGATCCCGCCCGATGCGGCGGCGCTGGCGGCGCTCGGCCCCGATGCCGATCTGGCCGAGGCCCCCCATCCGCCCTGCGCCGTCTTGGACCGCATGGCCCAGCGCATCGCCGCGATTCCCGACCCCATCGCCCGCCGCGCCCTGAGCGAGCGGCTCGGCCATATGGCCCATCACCAGACCGGCTGCGAAAAGATCGCGCTGACGCCCCTGCCCTTCGCCTATTCGCTGCTGATCTACCGCACCACATGGATCTATTGCCTGCTGGTGCCGCTGTCGCTGATCGAACCGGCCGGCTGGATGACGCCGGTCTTCGCCGCGACCATCGCCTATGTGTTCATGGGGCTGGCCGAAGTGACCGAGGAATTGGTCGAACCCTTCGCCCGCACCGACAACGCCCTGCCCTTGGACGCCATCTGCCGCACCGCCGAAATCAGCCTTGCGCCGCATCTGGGCCGCCCCGCACCGCCGCCCCCGCAGGCCGAGGATCATTACCTGTCCTGA
- the purD gene encoding phosphoribosylamine--glycine ligase: MNILILGSGGREHALAWAVKQNPRCDRLIVAPGNAGIAALAECAALDIMDGAAVVEFCSANTIDFVIVGPEAPLAAGVADATRAAGILTFGPSAAAARIEASKAFTKELCDAAGADTAAYARFTEAEPARAYIRAQGAPIVVKADGLAAGKGVIVALTEDEALAAIDDMFGGEFGAAGAEVVIEEFMEGEEASYFILTDGTTCLPIGTAQDHKRAFDGDAGPNTGGMGAYSPAPVLEGAVAQRALDGIVIPCMRELARRGTPYQGVIYAGLMIKDGVPRLVEYNARFGDPEAQVLMMRLGAQALDLMLACADGTLAEAQVNWADDHALTVVMAARGYPGTYEKGSEIRGLDALEETSRQMVFHAGTAQKDGRIVAVGGRVLNVTARGATLAEAQADAYRMVDAIDWPEGFARRDIGWRAV, encoded by the coding sequence ATGAACATCCTTATTCTGGGCAGCGGCGGGCGGGAACATGCGCTCGCTTGGGCGGTGAAGCAGAACCCACGATGCGACCGGCTGATCGTCGCGCCGGGCAATGCCGGGATCGCGGCGCTGGCCGAATGTGCCGCGCTCGACATCATGGACGGCGCCGCGGTGGTGGAGTTCTGTTCGGCCAATACGATCGATTTCGTGATCGTCGGCCCCGAGGCCCCGCTGGCCGCCGGTGTGGCCGATGCCACGCGCGCCGCCGGTATCCTGACCTTCGGCCCCTCGGCCGCCGCCGCCCGGATCGAGGCCTCCAAGGCCTTCACCAAGGAGTTGTGCGACGCCGCCGGGGCCGACACCGCCGCCTATGCCCGCTTCACCGAGGCCGAGCCCGCCCGCGCCTATATCCGCGCGCAAGGGGCCCCGATCGTGGTGAAGGCCGATGGTCTGGCCGCCGGCAAGGGCGTGATCGTCGCCCTGACCGAGGATGAGGCGCTGGCCGCGATCGACGACATGTTCGGCGGCGAATTCGGTGCCGCCGGGGCCGAGGTCGTGATCGAAGAGTTCATGGAGGGCGAAGAGGCCTCCTACTTCATCCTGACGGATGGGACGACCTGCCTGCCCATCGGCACCGCGCAGGATCACAAGCGCGCCTTCGACGGCGATGCCGGTCCCAATACCGGCGGCATGGGCGCCTATTCCCCCGCCCCGGTGCTGGAGGGCGCGGTGGCCCAGCGCGCGCTGGACGGGATCGTGATCCCCTGCATGCGCGAACTGGCGCGGCGCGGCACCCCCTATCAGGGCGTGATCTATGCCGGGCTGATGATCAAGGACGGCGTGCCGCGCCTCGTGGAATACAATGCCCGCTTCGGCGATCCCGAGGCGCAGGTGCTGATGATGCGCCTTGGCGCGCAGGCGCTCGATCTGATGCTGGCTTGCGCCGATGGCACGCTGGCCGAGGCGCAGGTGAACTGGGCCGACGATCACGCGCTGACGGTGGTGATGGCCGCGCGCGGCTATCCCGGCACCTACGAGAAGGGCAGCGAGATCCGCGGCCTCGACGCGCTGGAGGAGACGAGCCGCCAGATGGTGTTCCATGCGGGCACCGCGCAGAAGGACGGCCGCATCGTGGCCGTGGGGGGGCGGGTTCTGAACGTCACCGCCCGCGGCGCGACGCTGGCCGAGGCGCAGGCCGACGCCTACCGCATGGTGGATGCGATCGACTGGCCCGAGGGCTTTGCACGGCGCGATATCGGCTGGCGCGCGGTCTAG
- the xseA gene encoding exodeoxyribonuclease VII large subunit → MMDLFEAPDDNAHDFTVSELSGAVKRVIEGEFGQVRVRGEIGRVSRPASGHLYYDLKDDRSVIAAITWKGQAARLAVRPEEGMEVIATGRMTTFPGQSKYQLIVDDIRPAGAGALMAMLEKRRKALAAEGLFDAARKRPLPALPGVIGVVTSPSGAVIRDILHRLRDRFPRHVLIWPVAVQGERCAAEVAAAIRGFNALPAGGPIPRPDLLIVARGGGSLEDLWGFNEEIVVRAAAESVIPLISAVGHETDTTLIDHAADHRAPTPTAAAERAVPVRVELLAAVDARAASLSRCVAAGFVNRAQRLRDLARALPRPETLTQTAAQRHDLWAGRLDGALGVGVSARRARLTELSVHLRPRLLADLAARGRERLDGRLRALETCTRRGQERARERLAAQRLTLRGTEREIARGRQALSALEARLNAAPALRLRALSERLEGVDRLRQTLGYHETLARGYAVIRGDGEVVTSRAAAEQAQVLEAQFHDGRVVLGGKPKRPRRPPPQQGLLDL, encoded by the coding sequence ATCATGGATCTGTTCGAAGCGCCCGACGATAACGCCCATGATTTCACCGTATCCGAGCTGTCGGGTGCGGTGAAGCGCGTGATCGAAGGCGAATTCGGTCAGGTCCGCGTCCGGGGGGAGATCGGCCGCGTCTCGCGTCCGGCCTCGGGGCATCTCTATTACGATCTGAAGGACGACCGTTCGGTCATCGCCGCGATCACATGGAAGGGGCAGGCCGCGCGCCTTGCCGTCCGCCCCGAAGAGGGGATGGAGGTGATCGCGACCGGCCGGATGACCACCTTTCCCGGCCAGTCGAAATATCAGCTGATCGTGGACGACATCCGCCCCGCCGGGGCGGGTGCGCTGATGGCCATGCTGGAAAAGCGCCGCAAGGCGCTGGCCGCCGAGGGGCTGTTCGACGCCGCGCGCAAGCGCCCGCTGCCGGCGCTGCCGGGGGTGATCGGGGTCGTCACCTCGCCCTCGGGGGCGGTGATCCGCGACATCCTGCACCGGCTGCGCGATCGGTTTCCCCGCCATGTGCTGATCTGGCCCGTCGCCGTGCAGGGCGAACGGTGCGCCGCCGAGGTGGCCGCCGCGATCCGGGGCTTCAACGCGCTGCCCGCAGGCGGGCCGATCCCGCGCCCGGATCTGCTGATCGTGGCGCGCGGCGGCGGCAGCCTCGAGGATCTGTGGGGCTTCAACGAAGAGATCGTGGTGCGTGCGGCGGCCGAAAGCGTCATCCCCCTCATCTCGGCCGTGGGGCATGAGACGGACACCACGCTGATCGACCATGCCGCCGATCACCGCGCCCCGACGCCCACGGCGGCGGCCGAACGCGCCGTGCCGGTGCGGGTGGAGCTTTTGGCCGCGGTGGATGCGCGCGCGGCCAGCTTGTCGCGCTGCGTGGCGGCGGGATTCGTGAACCGGGCGCAGCGGCTGCGCGATCTGGCCCGCGCCTTGCCGCGGCCCGAGACGCTGACGCAGACGGCGGCGCAGCGGCACGATTTGTGGGCGGGGCGGCTGGACGGCGCGCTGGGCGTCGGGGTCAGTGCCCGCCGCGCGCGGCTGACGGAACTCTCGGTGCATCTGCGCCCCCGGCTCTTGGCGGATCTGGCGGCCCGCGGGCGGGAGCGGCTGGACGGGCGGCTGCGCGCCCTCGAGACCTGCACCCGGCGCGGTCAGGAACGCGCCCGCGAGCGGCTGGCCGCCCAGCGGCTGACCCTGCGCGGCACCGAGCGGGAGATCGCGCGGGGCCGTCAGGCGCTGTCGGCGCTGGAGGCGCGGCTGAACGCGGCGCCCGCCCTGCGGCTGCGCGCCCTGTCCGAACGGCTGGAGGGGGTGGACCGTCTGCGCCAGACCCTCGGCTATCACGAGACGCTGGCCCGCGGCTATGCGGTGATTCGCGGCGACGGAGAGGTCGTGACCAGCCGCGCCGCCGCCGAACAGGCGCAGGTGCTGGAGGCGCAGTTCCACGATGGCCGCGTCGTGCTGGGCGGCAAGCCCAAGCGTCCGCGCCGCCCGCCGCCGCAGCAGGGCCTTCTGGATCTGTGA